One stretch of Streptomyces hygroscopicus DNA includes these proteins:
- a CDS encoding protein-L-isoaspartate(D-aspartate) O-methyltransferase codes for MDWKPHAEHLAAEVAPPVSRWRNAVASTPRHIFVPRWWEPAGGGTWALREGSADESAWLRAAYSDTSLVTRVGPLHADQASPDDRPRGMPTSSSTMPGLVVRMLRHGLLYDGADLGLIGTGTGVSTALAARRLGDKHVTAMDIDPYLTEAAIDRLASLDMSPQVVTCDATGPLPGDFDRIVSMVAPHNLAGVTAALRPGGRLVTTLARMSVIVTADKDADGGARGVVEWDRAGFMSTRTGADYPPGTAELFAAVRDREGEETIEGRYPVLNVAEAWDVRAMLELAAPGVETHYEERGEQRTAWLVHADGSWARASATWIDPPTVHQGGPRRLWTVLERIRHRLNAEGGLPIYGSRVHITPDGVCHFTRGKWSASYG; via the coding sequence ATGGACTGGAAGCCCCACGCCGAACATCTCGCGGCCGAGGTTGCCCCGCCCGTCTCGCGGTGGCGGAACGCGGTGGCCTCCACCCCCCGGCACATCTTCGTGCCCAGGTGGTGGGAACCGGCGGGCGGCGGCACGTGGGCGCTGCGCGAGGGGTCGGCGGACGAGTCGGCGTGGCTGCGCGCGGCCTACTCCGACACGTCCCTGGTGACCCGCGTCGGCCCGCTGCACGCCGACCAGGCAAGCCCCGACGACCGGCCGCGCGGCATGCCCACATCGTCGAGCACCATGCCCGGCCTGGTGGTGCGCATGCTGCGTCACGGGCTGTTGTACGACGGCGCCGACCTCGGCCTGATCGGCACGGGTACCGGGGTCAGTACCGCCCTCGCCGCGCGGCGCCTCGGTGACAAGCACGTCACGGCCATGGACATAGACCCCTACCTGACCGAGGCGGCGATCGATCGGCTTGCCTCCCTGGACATGTCCCCCCAAGTGGTCACCTGTGACGCCACGGGGCCGCTCCCGGGAGACTTCGACCGCATCGTGTCCATGGTGGCGCCGCACAACCTCGCCGGCGTGACAGCCGCGCTGCGCCCCGGCGGGCGCCTGGTGACCACGCTCGCCCGCATGAGCGTGATCGTCACGGCCGACAAGGACGCGGACGGCGGCGCGCGCGGGGTCGTCGAGTGGGACCGGGCAGGGTTCATGAGCACCCGCACCGGGGCCGACTACCCGCCGGGGACGGCAGAGCTGTTCGCGGCCGTACGGGACCGCGAGGGCGAGGAGACGATCGAGGGCCGCTATCCGGTGCTCAACGTCGCGGAGGCGTGGGACGTGCGCGCCATGCTCGAACTCGCCGCGCCCGGCGTCGAGACCCACTACGAGGAGCGCGGCGAGCAGCGCACGGCATGGCTCGTGCACGCCGACGGCTCATGGGCGCGCGCTTCGGCGACGTGGATCGACCCGCCCACGGTCCACCAGGGCGGCCCGCGGCGCCTGTGGACGGTGCTCGAACGCATCCGGCACCGGCTGAACGCCGAGGGCGGCCTACCGATCTACGGCAGCCGCGTGCACATCACACCTGACGGCGTGTGTCATTTCACGCGCGGCAAGTGGTCGGCCTCCTACGGCTGA
- a CDS encoding TetR family transcriptional regulator, which yields MLAAAYEELDRDSFAALTLDRLARRSGVHVSTIRRRWRTVEGVVVDLLAEHSATLPTPDTGDFRRDLTQLAQAIADFNNALRNRNVIQGLLAAAAHDSRVEEIVRAAFVRRTEEVTLIARQAVERGEIPEGTEAREVIAALAAPLYYRVLVLRGFIDERLVHTSVETTYQAARSGVFVREGDREGDREGDRKG from the coding sequence GTGTTGGCGGCCGCGTACGAGGAGCTCGACCGCGACTCGTTCGCCGCGCTCACCCTTGACCGGCTCGCCCGGCGGTCGGGGGTGCATGTGTCGACCATCCGGCGGCGCTGGCGCACGGTGGAGGGGGTCGTCGTCGATCTGCTGGCCGAGCACAGTGCGACGCTGCCGACCCCGGACACCGGTGACTTCCGGCGGGACCTGACGCAACTCGCCCAGGCCATCGCGGACTTCAACAACGCGCTGCGCAACCGCAACGTCATCCAGGGGCTGCTCGCGGCCGCCGCGCACGATTCCCGGGTCGAGGAGATCGTCCGCGCCGCGTTCGTGCGGCGCACCGAGGAGGTGACCCTGATCGCGCGGCAGGCGGTCGAACGGGGGGAGATCCCCGAGGGCACCGAGGCGCGGGAGGTCATCGCCGCACTGGCGGCGCCCCTCTACTACCGGGTGCTCGTTCTGCGCGGGTTCATCGACGAGCGGCTGGTGCACACCAGCGTGGAGACGACGTATCAGGCCGCCCGCTCGGGGGTGTTCGTACGCGAGGGCGATCGCGAGGGGGATCGCGAGGGGGATCGCAAGGGGTGA